Proteins from a single region of Butyrivibrio fibrisolvens:
- a CDS encoding TrkA family potassium uptake protein, translated as MKYNSFVVLGLGKFGQAIADKLLESGADVMVVDNDEDIIEQYSAKATAAIEADLTDPTAIKAMGISNIDCAIICMGMSLEASIICTMVAKECGVKWVVAKAGSDRMGQVLTKVGADEIIYPEEESGIRTAKRLIASNFLEYFDVSDELCLVEMVPKDKWVGKTLKELNLRQKYGVNVIAIKDGKVEESVDPDKPLKACNPLIMILHKNNLSKLDRSIHS; from the coding sequence ATGAAATACAATTCATTCGTAGTACTTGGACTTGGAAAATTCGGTCAGGCGATCGCTGACAAGCTTCTTGAAAGCGGCGCTGACGTTATGGTAGTTGATAATGACGAAGATATAATCGAGCAGTATTCAGCTAAAGCCACTGCTGCTATAGAAGCTGACCTCACAGACCCTACAGCCATTAAAGCAATGGGAATCTCAAATATAGACTGTGCTATCATCTGCATGGGTATGAGCCTTGAAGCAAGTATCATATGCACTATGGTAGCTAAGGAATGCGGCGTAAAATGGGTCGTTGCAAAAGCCGGAAGCGATAGAATGGGCCAGGTTCTTACCAAAGTCGGAGCAGATGAGATCATCTATCCTGAAGAAGAAAGTGGAATCAGGACTGCAAAAAGACTTATCGCAAGTAACTTCCTTGAGTACTTTGACGTAAGTGATGAGCTTTGCCTTGTTGAGATGGTGCCAAAGGATAAATGGGTTGGAAAGACACTTAAGGAGCTCAATCTCAGACAAAAATACGGGGTGAACGTTATTGCCATAAAAGACGGCAAGGTCGAGGAATCCGTTGATCCGGACAAGCCACTTAAGGCTTGCAATCCGCTCATCATGATCCTTCACAAGAACAACCTGTCTAAGCTGGATCGCAGCATACATTCTTGA
- a CDS encoding AraC family transcriptional regulator gives MENIQEILNLDFDVNVIPTENYPLNYPVHWHKEIEIIYYPKSSAVSDSPITEISGKEYSLNPGDILLVWQGELHRTIKNAAKRLIGFQFDSALLQSLNDFIPYIPKLRRLHLLKCSEHPDLLQSLSEYLDKICDLDKDQDSFYRVRKIINLLEFMTVLCREADNAYDKSAYTPDSINSEALYKIQKSCVYINKNCNQDLSLNDVASMAGFSPNYFSRMFKETTGYNFVEYLMIERVRKAQRYLGDDSIPITEVAYLSGFKSISTFNRVFHQIKNCSPSQFRKYMVTV, from the coding sequence ATGGAAAATATACAGGAAATCCTTAATTTAGACTTTGATGTAAACGTAATACCAACAGAGAATTATCCCCTCAATTACCCCGTCCATTGGCACAAAGAGATAGAGATAATCTATTATCCAAAGAGCTCCGCTGTAAGCGATAGCCCTATAACAGAAATCTCCGGCAAGGAATACTCTTTAAATCCCGGTGATATCCTGCTTGTATGGCAGGGAGAACTTCACAGGACCATAAAAAATGCTGCCAAAAGACTTATAGGTTTTCAGTTCGACTCTGCTCTTTTGCAAAGTCTTAATGACTTTATACCCTATATTCCTAAGCTAAGAAGACTTCACCTGCTTAAATGCAGCGAACATCCGGACCTTTTGCAGTCTTTATCAGAATATCTTGATAAGATCTGTGATCTGGATAAAGACCAGGATTCTTTTTACAGAGTAAGGAAAATAATAAACCTTCTGGAATTCATGACCGTTTTGTGCAGGGAAGCGGATAATGCCTATGATAAGTCAGCTTATACACCTGACAGCATCAATTCCGAAGCCCTCTATAAGATACAGAAATCCTGCGTCTATATAAATAAGAACTGCAATCAGGATCTGTCTTTAAATGACGTAGCCTCCATGGCGGGATTTAGCCCCAACTACTTCTCCAGGATGTTCAAAGAGACAACAGGCTACAATTTCGTTGAATACCTGATGATAGAAAGGGTTAGGAAAGCTCAGAGATACCTTGGAGATGATTCGATTCCTATCACGGAAGTTGCCTATCTGTCAGGTTTTAAGAGCATCTCGACTTTCAACAGAGTCTTTCACCAGATCAAGAACTGCTCACCAAGCCAGTTCCGTAAATATATGGTTACTGTGTGA
- a CDS encoding potassium transporter TrkG → MKLINENYKAKARMSSTQIIVLGFLLAIIVGAALLMLPFATARGQHTGFSTAMFTATTSICVTGLVVVDTFSHWSIFGQMIILILIQIGGFGVITLYSEIMILLKKRFSLSTRLLIQDYYNLDSIHGLIKFLRRVIRDTLLVEGVGAVLYSFVFIPKFGFLRGLWISIFNSVSAFCNAGMDVIGPNSLIDYNTNVAVNAITITLIVLGGLGYVVWFDIIETAKISYKRGYNFITFWKKVNEHTKLVISLTLFLLITGTLFVLFFEWNNPRTIADLPLGNKILSSFFQSVTFRTAGFATLPQDRLTPSTCLIGCIYMFIGGSPVGTAGGVKTVTIFVLFMNSVSFIRDRKEAVVFKRSVSPKLINKATAIITSNLIITFALIMALMQTARISLLAATYEIFSATGTVGLSRGLTPNLSLSGMIIVMIGMYAGRIGPISMALFFKTSHADKNDIKYSDGHFIVG, encoded by the coding sequence TTGAAACTTATCAATGAAAACTATAAAGCAAAGGCCAGAATGTCTTCTACCCAGATCATCGTTCTTGGCTTTTTGCTCGCTATCATAGTTGGAGCAGCTCTTTTGATGCTTCCATTTGCTACTGCACGTGGCCAGCACACAGGCTTTTCCACAGCTATGTTTACTGCAACTACTTCAATCTGTGTTACAGGTCTTGTAGTTGTAGATACCTTTTCACACTGGTCAATCTTCGGCCAGATGATAATCCTTATCCTTATACAGATAGGTGGTTTTGGTGTTATCACTCTTTATTCTGAGATAATGATCCTTTTGAAAAAAAGGTTCTCTCTAAGCACCAGACTCCTGATTCAGGATTATTACAATCTCGATTCCATACACGGACTTATAAAATTCCTGCGAAGGGTAATAAGAGACACGCTCCTTGTTGAAGGCGTAGGTGCGGTTCTTTATTCTTTTGTATTCATCCCTAAGTTCGGATTTTTGAGAGGTCTATGGATATCTATATTCAATTCCGTATCAGCTTTTTGTAACGCCGGAATGGATGTTATAGGTCCCAATTCCCTTATCGATTACAACACAAATGTAGCAGTAAATGCCATAACCATCACTTTGATCGTACTTGGCGGTCTTGGTTACGTCGTATGGTTCGATATCATTGAAACTGCCAAGATCAGCTATAAGCGAGGATACAATTTTATAACCTTCTGGAAAAAAGTTAATGAGCACACCAAACTGGTCATCAGCCTTACACTCTTTTTACTGATAACAGGAACACTGTTTGTACTGTTCTTCGAATGGAATAACCCAAGAACAATTGCAGATCTTCCTCTGGGTAATAAGATCCTTAGCAGCTTCTTCCAGTCAGTTACATTCAGAACTGCCGGATTTGCCACTCTCCCACAGGATCGTCTCACACCATCGACCTGCCTTATTGGCTGTATCTATATGTTCATAGGCGGATCTCCTGTTGGTACAGCGGGCGGAGTTAAGACAGTTACGATATTCGTACTTTTTATGAACTCAGTATCTTTTATCAGAGACAGAAAAGAAGCTGTAGTCTTCAAAAGGTCTGTTTCTCCAAAGCTGATAAACAAAGCTACTGCGATCATTACATCAAACCTTATCATCACTTTTGCCCTGATAATGGCACTGATGCAGACTGCAAGAATTTCTCTTTTAGCTGCTACTTATGAAATTTTCAGCGCTACAGGAACAGTCGGATTATCAAGAGGACTTACACCTAACTTAAGTCTATCCGGAATGATAATAGTAATGATCGGCATGTATGCGGGAAGAATAGGACCTATATCCATGGCGCTGTTCTTCAAGACATCACACGCTGACAAGAACGATATTAAGTATTCAGACGGACACTTTATAGTTGGATAA